In one Cercospora beticola chromosome 1, complete sequence genomic region, the following are encoded:
- the CKB1 gene encoding casein kinase 2 regulatory subunit, with protein sequence MSSSSQAPESWISAFCSLVGHEYFAEVSEDFIEDDFNLTGLQSQVPMYKEALEMILDVEPEDASEEEEEEEEDEDEDQDEMHDGDIIGRGGYRRAADAAAAAAERRHLRMASDLSVIESSAEMLYGLIHQRFITSRQGIQQMAEKYELGHFGHCPRVYCHGAKVLPVGCSDIPGQETVKLFCPSCLDVYTPPNSRFQTVDGAFFGTTFGCLFFMTFPELDVGGTRPAPQVEMSTSSPTVGQSSKNRQSSLSSTITAEQFQSGIPPPPPPEPAPALKQPDVINGVAPKNLAPGLGLGFIYEPRIYGFRVSEIAKTGPRMKWLRSRPADVNELDECRIWAQNQEALLASQGQVTDEGIPGPPIGDSEMADGVEERDDGEVEDQEMNGEGLVDDVKHQRRKTKRKGDVGGASGGLVNGDNQPTRSTVRVGNGG encoded by the coding sequence ATGTCGTCCTCTAGTCAAGCGCCAGAGTCTTGGATCTCGGCTTTCTGCTCCTTGGTCGGCCACGAGTACTTTGCCGAGGTGTCGGAGGACTTCATCGAAGATGACTTCAATTTGACCGGACTTCAGAGTCAGGTACCTATGTACAAGGAAGCATTGGAGATGATATTGGATGTGGAGCCGGAAGACGcaagcgaggaggaagaagaggaggaggaagatgaagatgaagaccagGACGAAATGCACGATGGCGATATTATCGGGCGAGGGGGCTACAGGAgagctgcagatgctgcgGCCGCGGCAGCAGAGCGGAGACATTTGCGCATGGCCAGCGATTTGAGCGTGATCGAAAGCTCGGCGGAAATGCTGTACGGGCTGATACACCAACGCTTCATCACGAGCCGGCAGGGAATACAGCAGATGGCAGAGAAGTATGAGCTGGGTCACTTTGGGCATTGTCCGCGTGTGTACTGTCACGGCGCAAAAGTCCTACCGGTAGGCTGCTCAGATATTCCAGGACAAGAGACTGTCAAACTCTTCTGCCCGAGTTGTCTGGACGTCTACACGCCTCCTAACAGTCGATTCCAAACGGTGGACGGAGCATTCTTCGGGACGACATTCGGCTGCTTATTTTTCATGACATTCCCCGAGCTCGATGTTGGAGGGACAAGGCCTGCACCTCAGGTTGAAATGTCCACGTCCTCGCCTACAGTCGGCCAATCTTCCAAGAACCGCCAGTCATCGCTCTCATCAACAATAACAGCGGAGCAATTTCAGTCAGGTATtccaccgcctccgcctcctgaACCAGCGCCTGCACTCAAACAACCGGATGTCATCAATGGCGTGGCACCAAAGAACCTTGCACCTGGACTTGGATTGGGCTTCATCTATGAGCCTCGAATTTATGGGTTCCGAGTTTCTGAAATTGCCAAGACTGGTCCTCGAATGAAATGGTTACGTAGTCGACCGGCTGATGTCAATGAGCTTGATGAGTGTCGGATATGGGCTCAAAATCAGGAGGCCCTACTAGCCAGTCAAGGACAGGTCACGGACGAGGGTATTCCGGGGCCGCCCATAGGAGACAGTGAAATGGCGGATGGCGTTGAGGAGCGGGATGATGGGGAAGTGGAAGATCAAGAAATGAATGGTGAGGGACTGGTCGATGATGTGAAGCATCAGCGACGGAAGACTAAGCGGAAAGGAGATGTCGGTGGGGCTAGTGGTGGGTTAGTTAATGGAGATAACCAACCGACGAGAAGTACAGTGAGGGTGGGAAATGGAGGATAG